One genomic segment of Callospermophilus lateralis isolate mCalLat2 chromosome 20, mCalLat2.hap1, whole genome shotgun sequence includes these proteins:
- the C20H3orf22 gene encoding uncharacterized protein C3orf22 homolog, which translates to MEPRTHKKCPQHKKPRSKAQDRFTNNFPYRFSWLTEPTSESLKVWDGRNTPPRDLLPLQKKLVATRSIPVPGLGAPQHTASPSIYPPPPPPPQCHLWELKLLSLRFPKQAGHPPFPLHSHTKDPWLREANQPSRGFS; encoded by the exons AAGTGTCCCCAACATAAGAAACCCAGGAGCAAGGCCCAAGACAGATTCACCAACAACTTTCCATACAG GTTCTCGTGGCTGACAGAGCCCACCTCCGAGTCCCTGAAAGTCTGGGACGGCAGGAACACACCTCCGAGGGACCTGCTGCCCCTGCAGAAGAAGCTGGTGGCCACCAGGTCCATCCCTGTCCCAGG GCTCGGGGCTCCGCAGCACACGGCGTCACCCAGCATCTACCCACCGCCCCCACCGCCACCCCAGTGCCACCTTTGGGAACTCAAGTTGCTGAGCCTCCGCTTCCCCAAGCAAGCCGGACACCCGCCATTCCCTCTGCACAGCCACACTAAAGACCCCTGGCTCAGGGAAGCAAACCAGCCATCGAGGGGCTTCTCCTAA
- the Chst13 gene encoding carbohydrate sulfotransferase 13 yields the protein MGRRCSWRRRALVATGLGAALLLLCALRPAFENTSLGSIWLGGEKKSPLQLLYDLDQGPLSALAEVHRQRRDLLRRACSRHTRRQRLLQPEDLRHVLVDDAHGLLYCYVPKVACTNWKRVLLVLSGRARGDPRAIPAHEAHAPGRLRSLADFGPAEVNRRLRAYLAVLFVREPFERLASAYRNKLARPYSATFQRRYGTRIVRRLRPGAQPEALTRGHDVRFAEFLAYLLDPRTRRDEPFNEHWERAHALCHPCRLRYDIVGKFETLAEDAAFVLGLVGAPDLRFPAPPRPRAVPARDQAARLFQDISPFYQRRLFDLYKMDFLLFNYSVPSYLRLR from the exons ATGGGCAGGCGCTGCTCCTGGCGGCGACGCGCGTTGGTGGCCACGGGTCTGGGCGCTGCGCTGCTGCTGCTGTGCGCCCTGCGCCCCG CATTTGAAAACACATCCCTGGGCTCCATTTGGCTAGGAGGGGAGAAGAAGAGTCCCCTGCAGTTACTCTATGACCTGGACCAG GGTCCGCTCTCGGCCCTGGCGGAGGTGCACCGTCAGCGGCGCGACCTGCTGCGCCGCGCCTGCAGCCGCCACACGCGCCGGCAGCGGCTGCTGCAGCCCGAGGACCTGCGGCACGTGCTGGTGGACGACGCGCACGGGCTGCTCTACTGCTACGTGCCCAAGGTGGCCTGCACCAACTGGAAGCGCGTGCTGCTGGTGCTGAGCGGCCGCGCCCGCGGCGATCCGCGCGCCATCCCCGCGCACGAGGCGCACGCGCCGGGCCGCCTGCGCTCGCTGGCCGACTTCGGCCCCGCCGAGGTCAACCGGCGCCTGCGCGCCTACCTGGCCGTGCTGTTCGTGCGCGAGCCCTTCGAGCGCCTGGCGTCCGCCTACCGCAACAAGCTCGCGCGGCCCTACAGCGCCACCTTCCAGCGACGCTATGGCACGCGCATCGTGCGGCGCCTGCGTCCCGGCGCCCAGCCCGAGGCGCTGACCCGCGGCCACGACGTGCGCTTCGCCGAGTTCCTGGCCTACCTGCTGGACCCGCGCACGCGGCGCGACGAGCCGTTCAACGAGCACTGGGAGCGTGCCCACGCGCTGTGCCACCCGTGTCGCCTGCGCTATGACATCGTGGGCAAGTTCGAGACGCTGGCCGAGGACGCGGCTTTCGTGCTGGGCCTGGTGGGCGCCCCGGACCTGCGCTTCCCCGCGCCGCCGCGACCCCGGGCGGTGCCCGCGCGCGATCAGGCTGCGCGCCTCTTCCAGGACATCAGCCCCTTCTACCAGCGGCGCCTCTTCGATCTGTACAAGATGGACTTCCTGCTCTTCAACTACTCGGTCCCCTCCTACCTGCGGCTGCGCTAG
- the Uroc1 gene encoding urocanate hydratase isoform X2, with product MSSLQELCSGLPLRPLPENRGRWPGVPHAPIRTPGLSPAEEQLALRNALRYFPPDVQKLLAPEFAQELRLYGHIYMYRFCPTMQMRAYPLQQYPSRTRAAAAIMHMIMNNLDPTVAQYPQELVTYGGNGQVFSNWAQFWLTMSYLSKMTEDQTLVMYSGHPLGLFPSSPGAPRLVITNGMVIPNYSSRTEYEKLFALGVTMYGQMTAGSYCYIGPQGIVHGTVLTVLNAGRRYLGVQDLAGKVFVTSGLGGMSGAQAKAAVILGCIAVIAEVDKAALVKRHQQGWLMEVTDSLDQCIQRLREARKKKEVLSLGYHGNVVDLWERLVRELDTTGELLVDLGSDQTSCHNPFNGGYYPVQLGFTEARRLMASNPAEFKGLVQESLRRHVSAINRLARENFFFWDYGNAFLLEAQRAGADVEKKGANKTEFRYPSYVQHIMGHIFSQGFGPFRWVCTSGDPEDLAVTDQLATSVLEKAIAEGATTESVKLQYLDNVRWIREAAKHHLVVGSQARILYSDQKGRVAIAVAINQAIASGKVKAPVVLSRDHHDVSGTDSPFRETSNIYDGSAFCADMAVQNFVGDACRGATWVALHNGGGVGWGEVINGGFGLVLDGTPEAEQKARAMLSWDVSNGVARRCWSGNPKAYEIICQTMRESEGLEVTLPHPVADEGILQQAPRP from the exons ATGTCCAGCCTCCAGGAGCTGTGCTCCGGCCTGCCCCTGCGTCCCCTGCCAGAGAACCGGGGGCGCTGGCCTGGGGTGCCCCACGCCCCCATCAGGACCCCTGGCCTCAGCCCTGCAGAAGAGCAG CTGGCCCTGAGGAACGCCCTACGCTACTTCCCACCCGACGTCCAGAAACTGCTGGCCCCGGAGTTCGCCCAGGAGCTCCGGCTGTACGGGCACATCTACATGTACCGCTTCTGCCCCACCATGCAGATGAG GGCCTATCCGCTCCAGCAGTACCCCAGTCGGACAAGAGCGGCTGCCGCCATCATGCACATGATCATGAACAACCTGGACCCCACCGTGGCTCAG TATCCCCAGGAGCTGGTCACCTATGGAGGAAATGGACAAGTGTTCAGCAACTGGGCTCAG TTCTGGCTGACCATGTCCTACTTGTCCAAGATGACAGAGGACCAGACGCTGGTCATGTACAGCGGACACCCTCTGGGCCTCTTCCCCAGCAGCCCCGGTGCCCCGAGGCTGGTCATCACCAACGGCATG GTCATCCCCAACTATTCCTCCAGGACAGAGTATGAGAAGCTCTTTGCCCTGGGGGTCACCAT GTACGGCCAGATGACAGCTGGCAGCTACTGCTACATCGGTCCCCAGGGAATCGTCCACGGCACCGTG CTGACGGTGCTCAATGCCGGGCGTCGGTACCTGGGCGTCCAGGACCTGGCTGGGAAGGTCTTTGTCACCTCGGGGCTGGGCGGGATGAGTGGGGCGCAGGCCAAGGCGGCGGTCATCCTGGGCTGCATCGCAGTGATCGCAGAG GTTGATAAAGCAGCTCTCGTCAAACGTCACCAGCAAGGCTGGCTAATGGAAGTGACTGACAGCTTGGACCAGTGCATCCAGAGGCTCAG GGAAGCGAGAAAAAAGAAGGAGGTGCTCAGCCTCGGTTACCATGGCAACGTGGTGGATCTCTG GGAGCGCCTGGTCCGTGAACTGGACACCACAGGGGAGCTCCTGGTGGACCTAGGTTCGGACCAGACATCTTGCCACAACCCCTTCAATGGCGGCTACTACCCGGtgcagctgggcttcacagaggctCGGAGGCTCATGGCCTCCAACCCTGCTGAGTTCAAAGGCCTGGTCCAGGAGAG CCTGAGGAGGCACGTCTCGGCCATCAACCGGCTGGCCCGGGAGAACTTCTTCTTTTGGGACTATGGCAACGCCTTCCTCCTAGAGGCTCAGCGAGCAG GAGCGGATGTGGAGAAGAAAGGGGCCAATAAGACGGAATTCCGCTACCCCTCCTACGTCCAGCACATTATGGG GCACATATTCTCCCAGGGATTCGGGCCTTTCCGCTGGGTGTGCACATCTGGGGATCCCGAGGACCTAGCTGTCACGGACCAGCTAGCCACATCTGTCCTGGAGAAGGCCATCGCTGAGGGAG CAACGACGGAGTCTGTGAAACTACAATATCTGGACAATGTCCGCTGGATCCGCGAGGCAGCCAAGCACCACCTG GTGGTGGGCTCCCAGGCACGGATTCTCTACTCGGACCAGAAGGGCCGCGTGGCCATCGCTGTGGCCATTAACCAGGCCATCGCCAGCGGGAAGGTCAAG GCACCCGTGGTTCTGAGCCGCGACCACCACGACGTCAGTGGCACTGACAGCCCGTTTAGGGAGACCTCCAACATTTACGACGGCTCTGCCTTCTGTGCAG ACATGGCCGTGCAGAATTTCGTCGGAGACGCCTGTCGTGGAGCTACCTGGGTCGCGCTTCACAACGGAGGGGGCGTGGGCTG GGGAGAGGTGATCAACGGGGGCTTCGGCCTCGTGCTGGATGGGACACCAGAGGCCGAGCAGAAAGCAAGAGCGATGCTCAGCTGGGACGTCTCCAATGGC GTGGCCCGGCGCTGCTGGTCGGGGAACCCAAAGGCCTACGAGATCATCTGCCAGACGATGCGGGAGAGCGAGGGCTTGGAGGTGACGCTGCCCCATCCGGTGGCAGATGAGGGCATCCTGCAGCAGGCCCCGCGGCCCTGA
- the Uroc1 gene encoding urocanate hydratase isoform X1, whose protein sequence is MSSLQELCSGLPLRPLPENRGRWPGVPHAPIRTPGLSPAEEQLALRNALRYFPPDVQKLLAPEFAQELRLYGHIYMYRFCPTMQMRAYPLQQYPSRTRAAAAIMHMIMNNLDPTVAQYPQELVTYGGNGQVFSNWAQFWLTMSYLSKMTEDQTLVMYSGHPLGLFPSSPGAPRLVITNGMVIPNYSSRTEYEKLFALGVTMYGQMTAGSYCYIGPQGIVHGTVLTVLNAGRRYLGVQDLAGKVFVTSGLGGMSGAQAKAAVILGCIAVIAEVDKAALVKRHQQGWLMEVTDSLDQCIQRLRGGVPVCWGVAVSSSVLPSALFWGPSREARKKKEVLSLGYHGNVVDLWERLVRELDTTGELLVDLGSDQTSCHNPFNGGYYPVQLGFTEARRLMASNPAEFKGLVQESLRRHVSAINRLARENFFFWDYGNAFLLEAQRAGADVEKKGANKTEFRYPSYVQHIMGHIFSQGFGPFRWVCTSGDPEDLAVTDQLATSVLEKAIAEGATTESVKLQYLDNVRWIREAAKHHLVVGSQARILYSDQKGRVAIAVAINQAIASGKVKAPVVLSRDHHDVSGTDSPFRETSNIYDGSAFCADMAVQNFVGDACRGATWVALHNGGGVGWGEVINGGFGLVLDGTPEAEQKARAMLSWDVSNGVARRCWSGNPKAYEIICQTMRESEGLEVTLPHPVADEGILQQAPRP, encoded by the exons ATGTCCAGCCTCCAGGAGCTGTGCTCCGGCCTGCCCCTGCGTCCCCTGCCAGAGAACCGGGGGCGCTGGCCTGGGGTGCCCCACGCCCCCATCAGGACCCCTGGCCTCAGCCCTGCAGAAGAGCAG CTGGCCCTGAGGAACGCCCTACGCTACTTCCCACCCGACGTCCAGAAACTGCTGGCCCCGGAGTTCGCCCAGGAGCTCCGGCTGTACGGGCACATCTACATGTACCGCTTCTGCCCCACCATGCAGATGAG GGCCTATCCGCTCCAGCAGTACCCCAGTCGGACAAGAGCGGCTGCCGCCATCATGCACATGATCATGAACAACCTGGACCCCACCGTGGCTCAG TATCCCCAGGAGCTGGTCACCTATGGAGGAAATGGACAAGTGTTCAGCAACTGGGCTCAG TTCTGGCTGACCATGTCCTACTTGTCCAAGATGACAGAGGACCAGACGCTGGTCATGTACAGCGGACACCCTCTGGGCCTCTTCCCCAGCAGCCCCGGTGCCCCGAGGCTGGTCATCACCAACGGCATG GTCATCCCCAACTATTCCTCCAGGACAGAGTATGAGAAGCTCTTTGCCCTGGGGGTCACCAT GTACGGCCAGATGACAGCTGGCAGCTACTGCTACATCGGTCCCCAGGGAATCGTCCACGGCACCGTG CTGACGGTGCTCAATGCCGGGCGTCGGTACCTGGGCGTCCAGGACCTGGCTGGGAAGGTCTTTGTCACCTCGGGGCTGGGCGGGATGAGTGGGGCGCAGGCCAAGGCGGCGGTCATCCTGGGCTGCATCGCAGTGATCGCAGAG GTTGATAAAGCAGCTCTCGTCAAACGTCACCAGCAAGGCTGGCTAATGGAAGTGACTGACAGCTTGGACCAGTGCATCCAGAGGCTCAG GGGAGGGGTGCCAGTTTGTTGGGGGGTAGCTGTGAGCAGCTCGGTTTTGCCATCTGCTCTGTTCTGGGGTCCTTCTAGGGAAGCGAGAAAAAAGAAGGAGGTGCTCAGCCTCGGTTACCATGGCAACGTGGTGGATCTCTG GGAGCGCCTGGTCCGTGAACTGGACACCACAGGGGAGCTCCTGGTGGACCTAGGTTCGGACCAGACATCTTGCCACAACCCCTTCAATGGCGGCTACTACCCGGtgcagctgggcttcacagaggctCGGAGGCTCATGGCCTCCAACCCTGCTGAGTTCAAAGGCCTGGTCCAGGAGAG CCTGAGGAGGCACGTCTCGGCCATCAACCGGCTGGCCCGGGAGAACTTCTTCTTTTGGGACTATGGCAACGCCTTCCTCCTAGAGGCTCAGCGAGCAG GAGCGGATGTGGAGAAGAAAGGGGCCAATAAGACGGAATTCCGCTACCCCTCCTACGTCCAGCACATTATGGG GCACATATTCTCCCAGGGATTCGGGCCTTTCCGCTGGGTGTGCACATCTGGGGATCCCGAGGACCTAGCTGTCACGGACCAGCTAGCCACATCTGTCCTGGAGAAGGCCATCGCTGAGGGAG CAACGACGGAGTCTGTGAAACTACAATATCTGGACAATGTCCGCTGGATCCGCGAGGCAGCCAAGCACCACCTG GTGGTGGGCTCCCAGGCACGGATTCTCTACTCGGACCAGAAGGGCCGCGTGGCCATCGCTGTGGCCATTAACCAGGCCATCGCCAGCGGGAAGGTCAAG GCACCCGTGGTTCTGAGCCGCGACCACCACGACGTCAGTGGCACTGACAGCCCGTTTAGGGAGACCTCCAACATTTACGACGGCTCTGCCTTCTGTGCAG ACATGGCCGTGCAGAATTTCGTCGGAGACGCCTGTCGTGGAGCTACCTGGGTCGCGCTTCACAACGGAGGGGGCGTGGGCTG GGGAGAGGTGATCAACGGGGGCTTCGGCCTCGTGCTGGATGGGACACCAGAGGCCGAGCAGAAAGCAAGAGCGATGCTCAGCTGGGACGTCTCCAATGGC GTGGCCCGGCGCTGCTGGTCGGGGAACCCAAAGGCCTACGAGATCATCTGCCAGACGATGCGGGAGAGCGAGGGCTTGGAGGTGACGCTGCCCCATCCGGTGGCAGATGAGGGCATCCTGCAGCAGGCCCCGCGGCCCTGA
- the Zxdc gene encoding zinc finger protein ZXDC isoform X3, whose protein sequence is MPGRGGPLFLRGGGTDAAAGPKMDLPALLAAPAARGGQHGGGGPGRLRRGPGPPLSAGPGRRRLLLLRGPEDGGPEPRREEAPGPSPPPPEDGGDAFVVLLEVARGAATEAPGRREAEPSSSASPAGRPEPPGPGPGPGPAAAPGAALAGAVALDRRDLLVRLDRGVFTLAPPPAPGPPAPRPPAPPGPAAAGRRAPPGYRCPEPQCALAFAKKQQLQVHLLTHGGPQARRPFKCPLDGCGWAFTTSYKLKRHLQSHDKLRPFGCPVGGCGKKFTTVYNLKAHMRGHEQESLFKCEVCAERFPTHAKLSSHQRSHFEPERPYKCDFPGCEKTFITVSALFSHSRAHFREQELFPCSFPGCSKQYDKACRLKIHLRSHTGERPFICDSDSCGWTFTSMSKLLRHKRKHDDDRRFTCPVEGCGKSFTRAEHLKGHSITHLGTKPFECPVEGCCARFSARSSLYIHSKKHLQDVGTPKSRCPVSSCNRLFTSKHSMKAHVVRQHSRRQDLVPPLEAPNSLTPSSELSGPGQSELSGLDLAALFSEPPASGGAAAAGSEEALGSGILTIDVTSVSSSLGGTLPANSSSLGPMDPLVLVAHSDIPPSLESPLILGTAATVLPPGSFSVEDVHTVTTGPVGCLVALPVGQDPVALTSSGNLAAHTTTPASTSTSPDTASAPELPASIKVEGDPPVAPQQAGHAPPPPVSCSPPEQHSARDTEPAAGPGGLYLLCDVGFPRVPEYKWCVVTGPQESGGSARTDSRAVQLAQKKKEGAARRAVDSGQRWK, encoded by the exons ATGCCCGGGAGGGGCGGACCGCTCTTCCTGCGAGGCGGCGGCACCGACGCCGCTGCTGGGCCCAAGATGGACCTCCCAGCCCTGCTCGCCGCCCCGGCCGCGCGCGGAGGCCAACATGGCGGCGGCGGCCCCGGCCGGCTACGCCGCGGCCCGGGGCCGCCCCTGAGCGCGGGCCCGGGCCGCCGCCGCCTGCTGCTGCTGCGAGGCCCGGAAGATGGCGGGCCCGAGCCGCGGCGTGAGGAGGCCCCGGGGCCCAGCCCGCCGCCCCCCGAGGACGGCGGCGACGCTTTCGTGGTGCTGCTGGAGGTGGCGCGCGGCGCCGCCACCGAGGCCCCAGGGAGGCGGGAGGCCGAGCCCAGCTCCAGCGCGAGCCCCGCCGGCCGCCCTGAGCCGCccggccctggccctggccccggCCCGGCCGCCGCCCCCGGCGCGGCCCTCGCAGGCGCCGTCGCCCTCGACCGCCGGGACCTGCTCGTGCGCCTCGACCGCGGCGTCTTCACGCTGGCGCCGCCGCCCGCGCCGGGGCCGCCCGCGCCGCGCCCGCCCGCGCCCCCGGGCCCCGCCGCCGCCGGCCGCCGCGCGCCCCCGGGCTACCGCTGCCCCGAGCCGCAGTGCGCGCTGGCCTTCGCCAAGAAGCAGCAGCTGCAGGTGCACCTGCTGACGCACGGCGGCCCCCAGGCGCGCCGGCCCTTCAAGTGCCCGCTGGACGGCTGCGGCTGGGCCTTCACCACCTCCTACAAGCTCAAGCGACACCTGCAATCGCACGACAAGCTGCGCCCGTTCGGCTGCCCCGTGGGCGGCTGCGGCAAGAAGTTCACCACCGTGTACAACCTCAAGGCGCACATGCGCGGCCACGAGCAGGAGAGCCTCTTCAAGTGCGAGGTGTGCGCCGAGCGCTTCCCCACGCACGCCAAGCTCAGCTCGCACCAGCGCAGCCACTTCGAGCCCGAGCGGCCCTACAAGTGCGACTTTCCCG GCTGCGAGAAGACCTTCATCACGGTGAGCGCCCTCTTCTCCCACAGCCGCGCGCACTTCAGGGAGCAGGAGCTCTTCCCCTGCTCCTTCCCCGGCTGCAGCAAGCAGTACGACAAGGCCTGCCGCCTCAAGATCCACCTGAGAAGCCACACAG GTGAAAGGCCATTTATATGTGACTCAGACAGTTGCGGCTGGACCTTCACCAGTATGTCCAAACTCCTGAGGCATAAAAG GAAACACGACGATGACCGGAGGTTCACCTGCCCCGTGGAAGGCTGCGGCAAGTCCTTCACCCGCGCAGAGCACCTGAAAGGGCACAGCATCACCCACCTGGGCACCAAGCCCTTCGAGTGCCCCGTGGAAG GGTGCTGTGCTAGGTTCTCCGCCCGCAGCAGTCTCTACATTCACTCCAAGAAGCACCTCCAGGATGTGGGCACTCCCAAAAGCCGCTGCCCCGTGTCCAGCTGCAACAGACTCTTCACCTCCAAGCACAGCATGAAGGCGCACGTGGTGCGGCAGCACAGCCGGCGCCAAG ACCTGGTCCCTCCACTGGAGGCGCCAAATTCGCTGACCCCCAGCAGCGAGCTGAGCGGCCCCGGGCAGAGCGAGCTCAGCGGCTTGGACCTGGCCGCCCTCTTCTCAGAGCCACCCGCCAGTGGAGGTGCAGCAGCCGCAGGGTCGGAGGAGGCGCTGGGTTCTGGAATCCTCACCATCGACGTCACTTCCGTGAGCTCCTCCCTGGGAGGGACCCTCCCAGCTAACAGCAGCTCCTTGGGGCCCATGGACCCCCTGGTCCTGGTGGCCCACAGTGACATTCCTCCAAGTCTGGAGAGCCCCCTCATCCTGGGGACAGCGGCCACAGTGCTCCCACCGGGCAGCTTCAGCGTGGAGGACGTGCACACGGTGACCACAGGACCCGTGGGCTGCCTGGTGGCCCTGCCTGTGGGCCAGGACCCAGTGGCTTTGACCTCCAGTGGCAACTTAGCAGCACACACCACCACCCCAGCCTCCACCAGCACCTCTCCAGACACCGCCAGCGCCCCCGAGCTGCCAGCCTCTATCAAGGTGGAGGGGGACCCGCCGGTGGCCCCACAGCAGGCAGGCCACGCGCCACCCCCGCCCGTGTCCTGCAGCCCCCCAGAGCAGCACAGTGCCCGGGACACAGAGCCCGCTGCCGGCCCCGGCGGCCTCTACCTG CTGTGTGACGTTGGGTTCCCTCGTGTCCCTGAGTACAAATGGTGTGTGGTGACTGGGCCCCAG GAAAGTGGGGGCTCAGCGAGAACTGATTCCCGGGCCGTGCAGCTAGcccagaaaaaaaaggaaggagcgGCCCGCCGTGCAG TGGACAGCGGCCAGCGGTGGAAGTGA